In Desulfosalsimonas propionicica, the following are encoded in one genomic region:
- a CDS encoding FAD-binding oxidoreductase, giving the protein MDSVYRALADIVGEDYVSEQTEELFTYSKDLGTSEPRWPEYVAAPKTADEVSRIVEMANEQKLAVVPLGGGMSLAGLALALRGGITLDLKRMDQILELNEQGRYMVVEAGVSHGKVTSYLHKNAPHLMHSEPGAPPAATIGGNLAIHGQGDLAHPYGFNSDMINGLEVVLPTGEICRMGSCALGNQWYTLRPLPDLSLFMGWSGCTGIITKVSLRLFPCKKIQEQDVFVVENENLVPEILFKLTHVGMAEDLVVVSQEIPPPFNRLHYILINLAGDSREELEFKRQLIFDQNLAKYIQEGTGGIGAAGQDIERPVVSKTSDWRKGGGFEYVGAIVPVGFYPEGFRLGVEISARHEIPYTVLGRVVGCGHSMMFSWTYAFNRADNDTVSHARQALHETDERVLEMGGTLWKPAVFGQKLVMDRMDANTREMMKKVKTLLDPNGIMNPGNWEVA; this is encoded by the coding sequence GTCTCCGAACAAACCGAGGAACTCTTTACGTATTCCAAGGACCTGGGCACCTCTGAACCCCGGTGGCCTGAGTATGTGGCCGCACCCAAAACCGCAGATGAGGTCAGCCGGATCGTTGAAATGGCCAATGAGCAGAAACTGGCGGTTGTGCCCCTGGGCGGGGGAATGTCTTTGGCCGGCCTGGCCCTTGCGCTGCGCGGGGGCATCACCCTGGACTTAAAACGCATGGACCAAATCCTGGAGCTTAATGAACAGGGCCGCTACATGGTGGTGGAAGCCGGGGTTTCCCACGGCAAGGTTACCTCGTATCTACACAAAAACGCTCCGCACCTGATGCATTCCGAACCCGGTGCCCCGCCTGCGGCCACCATCGGCGGCAACCTGGCCATTCACGGCCAGGGGGATCTGGCCCATCCCTATGGATTTAACTCAGATATGATCAACGGCCTGGAAGTGGTGCTGCCCACGGGCGAAATCTGCCGGATGGGCTCCTGTGCCCTGGGAAATCAATGGTATACCCTGCGCCCCCTGCCGGATTTGAGCCTGTTTATGGGCTGGAGCGGCTGCACCGGCATTATCACCAAAGTATCGCTTCGTCTGTTTCCCTGCAAAAAAATCCAGGAGCAGGATGTCTTTGTGGTGGAAAACGAAAACCTGGTCCCGGAAATCCTGTTTAAACTGACCCACGTGGGCATGGCCGAGGACCTGGTGGTGGTCAGCCAGGAAATCCCGCCCCCGTTTAACCGGCTTCATTACATTTTAATCAACCTTGCCGGCGACTCCCGGGAGGAACTGGAATTCAAGCGCCAGCTCATCTTTGATCAAAATCTGGCCAAATACATCCAGGAAGGCACCGGCGGCATTGGTGCGGCCGGTCAGGACATCGAGCGTCCTGTGGTGAGCAAGACCTCGGACTGGCGAAAAGGCGGGGGGTTTGAATACGTGGGCGCCATTGTGCCTGTGGGCTTTTATCCGGAAGGATTTCGGCTCGGCGTGGAAATCTCGGCCAGACACGAAATACCCTACACGGTGCTGGGCCGGGTGGTGGGCTGCGGCCACAGCATGATGTTTTCCTGGACCTATGCATTTAACCGGGCTGACAACGACACGGTCAGCCATGCCCGCCAGGCCCTGCACGAAACCGATGAAAGGGTGCTGGAAATGGGCGGCACCCTTTGGAAACCCGCAGTCTTTGGTCAGAAGCTGGTAATGGATCGAATGGATGCCAATACCCGGGAAATGATGAAAAAGGTCAAAACCCTGCTGGATCCC